A window of the Campylobacter massiliensis genome harbors these coding sequences:
- a CDS encoding M3 family oligoendopeptidase translates to MNVWDLTPLFKNEKELEISALSLQNECEKFEAKYSDKFLNLSDEEFLNALNEYENLLENIARVQIYVSLVFSKDTSKGAFYAKFDELSSKAQNHLLFFELKFNEFDEARQNKIIAKSQRLGYYLANIAKEKAHQLSLKEEQILLRTANTGAEGFSRLFDETLSALKFKFKGKMLGEEEILSKLHSPDRAERKAAAKSLSGGLALQQHLLSYIYNMIKTSLKTSCELRKFDLPESPRHFSNQTTKASVDALIKAAETSFDLPIKFYEKKRKILGFRKLYDYDRYAPLGESKSVYKFEECKKIVLETFSKFSPKFGDIAARAFKEGWIDVYPAQNKRGGAFSQSGVANAHPYVLLNHTDERRDLFTLAHELGHAAHQNLAYETVGFLNADTPLTTAETASVFCEMLVFDHVKSTLKGREKTALLAGKIEDIFATLYRQINFTTFERRVHAHEGEISAEELNKIWLEESSKMFERSVTLNDYYKIWWSYIPHFIHTPFYCYAYSYAQLLVLAIFGLYKSGKCENFVQIYTEFLSAGGSRSPKELVEMFGFDIEDAAFWQIGINEVRKLVEEFCQEA, encoded by the coding sequence ATGAACGTTTGGGACTTGACCCCACTTTTTAAAAACGAAAAAGAGCTGGAGATTTCGGCTCTTTCGTTACAAAACGAGTGCGAAAAATTTGAAGCAAAATATTCGGATAAATTTTTAAATTTAAGCGACGAGGAGTTTTTAAACGCGCTTAACGAATATGAAAATTTACTAGAAAACATCGCTCGCGTGCAAATTTACGTGAGCCTAGTTTTTTCAAAAGACACCTCAAAGGGCGCGTTTTACGCCAAATTTGACGAGCTTAGCTCAAAGGCGCAAAATCATCTGCTCTTTTTCGAGCTTAAATTTAACGAATTTGACGAAGCCAGACAAAACAAAATCATCGCCAAAAGCCAAAGACTTGGCTACTATCTAGCCAATATCGCAAAAGAAAAAGCCCACCAGCTGAGCCTAAAAGAGGAGCAAATTTTACTCCGCACGGCAAACACGGGCGCGGAAGGCTTTTCGCGGCTTTTTGACGAGACGCTAAGCGCGCTTAAGTTTAAATTTAAAGGCAAAATGTTAGGCGAAGAGGAGATTTTGTCAAAACTTCACAGCCCGGATCGAGCCGAGCGAAAAGCAGCCGCAAAGAGCCTCTCGGGCGGCCTAGCGCTGCAGCAGCATCTGCTTAGCTACATCTATAATATGATAAAAACCAGCCTAAAAACCAGCTGCGAGCTGAGGAAATTCGACCTACCCGAAAGCCCGCGGCATTTCTCAAACCAAACGACCAAAGCCAGCGTGGACGCGCTCATAAAGGCGGCCGAGACGAGCTTTGATCTGCCGATTAAATTTTACGAGAAAAAGCGCAAAATTTTAGGCTTTAGAAAGCTTTACGACTACGATAGATACGCGCCGCTCGGAGAGAGCAAGAGCGTTTATAAATTTGAAGAGTGCAAAAAAATCGTGCTCGAGACTTTTTCCAAATTTAGTCCAAAATTCGGCGATATAGCCGCTCGCGCGTTTAAAGAGGGCTGGATCGACGTCTATCCTGCGCAAAATAAACGAGGCGGCGCCTTTTCGCAATCAGGCGTCGCAAATGCCCATCCTTACGTGCTTTTAAACCACACCGACGAGAGGCGGGATCTTTTTACCCTAGCGCACGAGCTAGGTCACGCCGCGCATCAAAATCTAGCCTATGAAACCGTAGGATTTCTAAACGCCGACACGCCGCTAACCACTGCGGAGACGGCATCGGTATTTTGCGAGATGCTGGTTTTTGATCACGTAAAAAGCACGCTAAAAGGCAGAGAAAAAACCGCCCTACTCGCCGGCAAGATCGAGGATATCTTTGCTACGCTTTATCGCCAGATAAACTTCACGACCTTTGAGCGCCGAGTTCACGCGCACGAGGGCGAGATCAGCGCCGAGGAGCTAAATAAAATTTGGCTCGAAGAGAGTTCTAAGATGTTCGAACGAAGCGTTACGCTAAACGACTACTACAAAATTTGGTGGAGTTACATCCCGCACTTTATCCACACGCCGTTTTACTGCTACGCCTACTCCTACGCGCAGCTCTTGGTGCTGGCGATTTTCGGGCTTTACAAAAGCGGCAAATGCGAAAATTTCGTGCAAATTTATACCGAGTTTTTAAGCGCGGGCGGCTCGCGCTCGCCAAAAGAGCTGGTCGAGATGTTTGGCTTTGATATCGAGGACGCGGCGTTTTGGCAGATCGGCATAAACGAGGTTAGAAAGCTAGTTGAGGAGTTTTGCCAGGAAGCGTAG
- the sstT gene encoding serine/threonine transporter SstT: MFSKLAKRFADGNLIIQILIGIALGAVIGFWTHYQAAPYNELIAKGVSDAAQLAAAKKDITDVANSVANSIAVLGNLFVGALKAIAPILVFVLVATSIIVKEFGHAKGMQKVVTLYLVGTFLAAVVAVVASFLFPMELVLKGVESANMSAPQGIVDVLKDLIFKMVQNPITALSSGNYIGIITWAVGGGIAMRFCTQETKKVFQDVSDGVTKIVRFIIRLAPFGIFGLVTISIHETGFEALAGYLKLILVLVGSMAFVSFVVYPAMVFVVTKKNPYPLVMTCVRESAVTAFFTRSSAANIPVNMALCKKLGLKEELYSISIPLGATINMGGAAVTIGILALAAVNSIPSITVDFGDALLLCFISALGACGASGVAGGSLLLVPLACALFGIGNDIAMQVVGVGFIIGVIQDSVETAVNSASDVLFTAVASETIE, from the coding sequence ATGTTTAGCAAACTAGCAAAAAGGTTCGCCGACGGAAATTTGATCATTCAAATTTTAATCGGCATAGCTCTAGGCGCCGTTATCGGCTTTTGGACGCACTATCAGGCGGCTCCTTATAACGAACTAATCGCAAAAGGCGTGAGCGACGCAGCACAGCTAGCCGCAGCAAAAAAAGACATAACCGACGTAGCAAATTCCGTCGCAAACTCTATTGCCGTTTTGGGCAACCTCTTCGTCGGCGCGCTTAAAGCTATCGCTCCGATCCTAGTTTTCGTACTAGTTGCGACGTCTATCATCGTGAAAGAATTCGGCCATGCAAAAGGCATGCAAAAGGTAGTTACGCTTTACCTAGTCGGCACTTTTCTAGCTGCCGTAGTTGCGGTTGTCGCTAGCTTTCTTTTCCCGATGGAGCTCGTGCTAAAAGGCGTCGAGAGCGCAAATATGAGCGCTCCGCAAGGCATCGTAGACGTCCTAAAAGACCTCATCTTTAAAATGGTTCAAAACCCTATCACCGCGCTTTCTAGCGGCAACTACATAGGCATCATCACTTGGGCCGTGGGCGGCGGTATCGCGATGAGATTTTGCACGCAAGAAACTAAAAAAGTATTCCAAGACGTCAGCGACGGCGTGACTAAAATCGTTAGATTTATCATCCGCCTTGCGCCGTTTGGTATCTTTGGCCTAGTTACCATCAGCATCCACGAGACGGGCTTTGAGGCGCTTGCAGGCTACCTAAAACTAATCCTCGTTCTAGTAGGCTCGATGGCTTTCGTTTCCTTCGTCGTTTATCCTGCGATGGTGTTTGTAGTTACCAAGAAAAACCCTTATCCGCTAGTGATGACTTGCGTGAGAGAGAGTGCGGTTACGGCGTTTTTCACTCGCTCGTCCGCGGCAAATATCCCGGTGAATATGGCGCTTTGTAAAAAGCTAGGACTAAAAGAGGAGCTCTACTCGATCTCGATCCCGCTAGGAGCCACTATAAACATGGGCGGCGCGGCCGTAACTATCGGCATCTTGGCGCTTGCAGCGGTAAATTCGATCCCGTCTATCACTGTTGATTTTGGCGACGCGTTACTGCTTTGCTTTATCTCGGCTCTTGGCGCGTGCGGGGCTTCCGGCGTCGCTGGCGGTTCGCTACTACTGGTGCCGCTTGCTTGCGCGCTATTTGGTATCGGTAACGACATCGCGATGCAGGTTGTCGGCGTAGGATTTATCATCGGCGTGATCCAAGACTCGGTAGAAACAGCCGTAAATAGCGCCTCAGACGTACTTTTCACCGCCGTAGCTTCAGAAACTATAGAGTAA
- the metK gene encoding methionine adenosyltransferase, with the protein MYLFTSEVVSPGHPDKCADIIADSIVDTILMQDPNGRVASEVFVAGKNIIIGGEINSKVKLSFKDYEGIVKNALAKIGYDGKSKFTKEQCLHPDDVEIKVCINQQSADINQGVDQEGGEIGAGDQGIMFGFASCEANEYMPAAITYARMLCDKVYKFAKANPDKLGVDIKTQVTVDYGTKDNFESCKPQSIHTIVVSAPCVETMKIEELRALVQTLIDDAGLPKGLYDKSKTLIYINPTGRYVNHSSLHDSGLTGRKLIVDSFGGYSPIGGGAQSSKDYTKVDRSGLYAARWIAKNIVAAGLAKKCIVQLSYAIGMAKPTSVSVDTMGTQIAGINDDMLSNFVSENFALTPRWITNKFGLDKPGKDTFLYAKVAAKGQVGNAKYPWEKLDAVDTFKALIK; encoded by the coding sequence ATGTATTTATTTACTTCTGAGGTTGTGAGCCCGGGTCATCCGGATAAATGCGCCGACATCATTGCCGACAGTATCGTCGATACGATCTTGATGCAAGATCCAAACGGCCGCGTCGCTAGCGAAGTTTTCGTCGCGGGTAAAAACATTATAATAGGCGGAGAGATAAACTCTAAGGTCAAGTTAAGCTTCAAAGACTACGAGGGTATCGTTAAAAACGCGCTAGCTAAAATCGGCTACGACGGCAAGTCTAAATTTACGAAAGAGCAGTGCCTGCACCCCGACGACGTAGAGATAAAAGTCTGCATAAATCAGCAAAGCGCCGATATAAACCAAGGCGTCGATCAAGAAGGCGGCGAGATAGGCGCCGGGGATCAGGGTATAATGTTTGGCTTTGCCAGCTGCGAAGCGAACGAATATATGCCTGCAGCCATAACCTACGCTAGAATGCTTTGCGATAAGGTTTATAAATTTGCCAAAGCTAATCCCGATAAACTCGGCGTCGATATCAAAACTCAGGTTACCGTAGACTACGGCACGAAGGATAACTTTGAAAGTTGCAAGCCGCAAAGCATCCATACTATCGTTGTTTCGGCTCCTTGCGTCGAGACGATGAAGATAGAGGAGCTGCGCGCCCTAGTGCAAACTCTCATCGACGACGCGGGCTTGCCAAAAGGCCTTTACGATAAAAGTAAAACGCTCATCTATATCAACCCGACCGGCCGCTACGTAAATCACAGCTCGCTTCACGACAGCGGACTAACCGGCCGCAAGCTCATCGTAGATAGCTTTGGCGGATATAGCCCGATAGGCGGCGGCGCGCAAAGCAGCAAAGACTACACGAAAGTCGATCGCAGCGGTCTTTACGCAGCGCGCTGGATAGCTAAAAATATCGTCGCTGCGGGCCTTGCTAAAAAATGTATCGTCCAGCTAAGCTACGCTATCGGTATGGCAAAGCCTACCTCTGTTAGCGTCGATACGATGGGCACGCAGATCGCGGGTATAAACGACGATATGCTGTCAAATTTCGTTAGCGAAAATTTCGCCCTCACTCCGCGCTGGATCACGAACAAATTCGGCCTGGATAAACCTGGCAAAGATACGTTTTTATACGCTAAAGTAGCAGCCAAAGGTCAAGTCGGAAACGCCAAATATCCGTGGGAAAAGCTTGATGCGGTCGATACTTTCAAGGCTTTGATTAAATAA
- a CDS encoding apolipoprotein N-acyltransferase has protein sequence MKLRNFLLAWGSLIKKILSPYFSTKIIIKAFVGAILISNFILADVLGGEILNFISPFFAIAGFYLLLKFDRRGFFWTGFFVGISWFYWISFSLVYYELGYLIPLEILAIGIIYGALFLIAGIPAQIWLRALLLILVTNIHPFGFNWLNLEAVFVPGIFAPSLLALTFIFAAILCLFYVKNRFKFIAFVALLACAVQYDTPNFKTLPFEVKLTNTDVPQELKWQKQLKNEFINQNLDIIDEAISAGFRTIILPENAFPVYMTHERNLITELLEKSQKIAIVAGALARENGTNYNSAFFFDRGKMRRMDKFILVPFGEEIPLPAFARDLINKIFFSGAKDFETASTPSDYEIEGVKIRNAICYEATRDELFEGEFDVMIAVTNNGWFVPSTEPNLQRNLLKYYATKYGKAIYHSVNGSPSEIITPKQGLFDKFFR, from the coding sequence ATGAAGCTACGAAATTTCCTTCTTGCATGGGGTTCCTTAATAAAAAAAATTTTAAGCCCTTATTTTAGCACTAAAATTATAATAAAAGCCTTTGTCGGCGCGATTTTAATATCAAATTTTATACTAGCCGATGTTTTAGGCGGCGAAATTTTAAATTTTATCTCGCCGTTTTTTGCGATCGCGGGCTTTTATTTGCTGCTCAAATTTGACCGCCGCGGCTTTTTTTGGACGGGATTTTTTGTCGGGATTTCATGGTTTTACTGGATCAGCTTTAGCCTCGTTTATTACGAGCTTGGCTACCTCATCCCGCTTGAAATTTTAGCTATCGGGATCATCTACGGCGCGCTGTTTTTGATAGCAGGTATCCCGGCTCAAATTTGGCTAAGGGCCTTGCTGCTTATCCTAGTTACAAACATCCATCCCTTCGGCTTTAACTGGCTAAATTTAGAAGCCGTTTTCGTGCCGGGCATATTTGCGCCCAGTTTGCTCGCGCTTACGTTTATTTTCGCCGCTATTTTGTGCCTGTTTTACGTCAAAAACCGCTTCAAATTTATCGCTTTTGTCGCGCTTTTAGCCTGCGCGGTGCAGTATGATACGCCAAATTTTAAAACCCTGCCTTTCGAAGTAAAGCTAACAAACACCGACGTTCCGCAAGAGCTAAAGTGGCAAAAGCAGCTAAAAAACGAGTTTATAAATCAAAATTTAGACATCATAGACGAGGCGATAAGCGCTGGATTTAGGACGATTATTTTGCCCGAGAACGCCTTTCCCGTCTATATGACGCACGAGCGAAATCTCATCACAGAGCTGCTCGAAAAGTCGCAAAAGATCGCTATCGTCGCCGGCGCGCTAGCTCGCGAAAACGGCACCAACTACAACTCGGCGTTTTTCTTTGATCGCGGCAAGATGCGGCGGATGGATAAATTTATCCTTGTGCCTTTTGGCGAAGAGATCCCGCTACCGGCATTTGCACGTGATTTGATAAATAAAATATTTTTCAGCGGAGCAAAGGATTTTGAGACGGCAAGCACCCCTAGCGACTACGAGATAGAGGGCGTAAAAATCAGAAACGCGATCTGCTACGAAGCGACTAGGGACGAGCTATTTGAGGGTGAATTTGACGTCATGATTGCGGTAACTAACAACGGCTGGTTCGTGCCTAGTACCGAGCCAAATTTACAGCGAAATTTACTCAAATACTACGCGACGAAATACGGCAAAGCCATCTATCACAGCGTAAACGGCTCGCCGTCTGAGATAATAACGCCAAAACAGGGCTTGTTCGATAAATTTTTTAGATAA
- the yajC gene encoding preprotein translocase subunit YajC, translated as MQEGNFVASLLPLVVLFAIFYFLVIRPQQKQQKAHAAMIAALEKGDKIITSGGLICEVIKPEEDFIRVKLNDDVIVRVSREFVARKIEKTETKANA; from the coding sequence ATGCAAGAAGGAAATTTCGTAGCTTCATTACTGCCTCTAGTCGTGCTTTTCGCGATATTTTATTTTTTGGTTATCAGACCGCAGCAAAAACAGCAAAAAGCTCATGCCGCGATGATAGCCGCACTCGAAAAGGGCGACAAGATCATAACTAGCGGCGGACTAATCTGCGAGGTGATAAAACCGGAAGAGGATTTTATCAGAGTTAAGCTTAACGACGACGTAATCGTGCGAGTTTCACGCGAATTCGTCGCGAGAAAAATAGAAAAAACAGAGACGAAAGCAAATGCGTAA
- the secD gene encoding protein translocase subunit SecD — MRNGKITYRLIIFALALIFGIIFSAPSFTDKLGGSKISLGLDLQGGLHMLLGVETEEAIHSKIKSIAASVNYFAKKEDVLIDSFKIREDKVDFELLDADEAAKIDGMLKDIKGLNVQKDGLKYSVGLTDAEKAETIEYAINQAVETIRNRLDQFGLAEPTVARQGKDNILVELPGIKTAADEQRARDLIAKAAHLQLMAVDEKRQSQANSMSEAEAESYGDIVYPDVKNEQIKYVVKNIPVLDGAMLTDARVAFDQRTNSPIISFTLNAEGARIFGDFTGANVGKRLAIVLDGRVYSAPSINERIGGGSGQISGGFSVEEAHDVAIALRSGALLAPVKMLEKRSVGPSLGADSIKQSMIALASASVLVVLFMIAYYGFSGILANIALVANILILVAVMAMFGAALTLPGMAGIVLTIGMAVDANVIINERIRELLRDGASIATSVKKGYENAMSAIIDANLTTLITSVVLYAYGTGPVKGFAVTMGIGIIASMITAILGTHGMFDTIINKIEKSGNTRFWFGYKRV, encoded by the coding sequence ATGCGTAACGGCAAAATAACGTATAGGCTGATTATCTTTGCTTTGGCTTTGATTTTCGGCATTATCTTTTCCGCGCCGTCTTTTACTGACAAGCTAGGCGGCTCTAAAATCAGTCTAGGACTTGATTTGCAGGGCGGACTTCATATGCTCCTTGGCGTCGAAACCGAGGAAGCCATACACTCAAAGATCAAGTCGATAGCCGCTAGCGTGAACTATTTTGCGAAAAAAGAGGACGTTTTGATAGATAGCTTTAAGATCCGCGAAGACAAGGTGGACTTTGAGCTACTTGATGCGGACGAAGCCGCTAAAATCGACGGCATGCTAAAAGATATCAAGGGTCTTAACGTACAAAAAGACGGCCTAAAATACTCGGTCGGCTTAACCGACGCCGAGAAGGCCGAAACGATCGAATACGCGATAAATCAAGCGGTCGAAACTATCAGAAACCGACTCGATCAGTTCGGTCTGGCCGAGCCTACGGTAGCAAGACAGGGCAAGGATAATATCCTAGTCGAGCTTCCGGGTATCAAAACGGCGGCCGACGAGCAGCGCGCACGCGATCTCATAGCAAAAGCCGCGCACCTCCAGTTGATGGCCGTCGATGAAAAGCGCCAGTCGCAGGCAAACTCTATGAGCGAAGCCGAGGCTGAGAGCTACGGCGATATCGTCTATCCGGACGTCAAAAACGAGCAGATAAAATACGTCGTAAAAAACATCCCCGTACTTGACGGCGCGATGCTAACGGACGCTAGAGTCGCCTTTGATCAGCGCACGAACTCGCCTATCATCAGCTTTACTCTAAACGCCGAGGGAGCTAGAATTTTTGGCGATTTTACGGGCGCAAACGTCGGCAAGCGCCTAGCTATCGTGCTTGACGGTAGGGTTTACTCGGCTCCGTCGATAAACGAGCGAATCGGCGGCGGAAGCGGTCAGATAAGCGGCGGATTTAGCGTAGAGGAGGCTCACGACGTAGCTATCGCGCTTAGAAGCGGCGCTCTTTTGGCTCCGGTAAAAATGCTAGAAAAACGAAGCGTAGGACCAAGTCTGGGCGCCGATAGCATAAAACAATCTATGATCGCGCTAGCCTCGGCTTCGGTTTTGGTGGTGCTGTTTATGATAGCTTATTACGGATTTAGCGGCATTTTGGCAAATATCGCGCTTGTCGCAAATATCTTAATATTAGTCGCCGTGATGGCGATGTTCGGCGCTGCTCTAACGCTACCTGGAATGGCAGGCATAGTGCTAACCATCGGTATGGCCGTGGATGCAAACGTCATCATAAACGAGCGTATCAGGGAGCTGCTGCGCGACGGAGCCAGCATCGCAACGAGCGTGAAAAAGGGCTACGAAAACGCGATGAGCGCGATCATAGACGCAAATTTGACCACGCTTATCACATCGGTCGTGCTTTACGCCTACGGTACGGGTCCAGTCAAGGGCTTTGCCGTTACTATGGGCATAGGTATCATTGCTTCGATGATAACGGCGATCTTGGGTACTCACGGTATGTTTGATACGATTATAAATAAAATAGAAAAAAGCGGCAACACGCGGTTTTGGTTCGGTTATAAAAGGGTATAA
- the secF gene encoding protein translocase subunit SecF, with protein sequence MQFFSKAHVYDFMSKRYIALAVSAVLFFGSLFLMATKGFNYGIDFSGGTLIQVKYDSAVSLDKIRAALAKDEAYKNASVTEFGSAEEVTIRFSGANSNLGSDVGASVAELLKDTGKFEIRRTDVVGPKVGDELREKGMMALAISLVGILIYIAFRFEWRFAMAAVASEIHDVVITMGAISFFAIDVNLDTLAAILTVVGYSLNDTIIVFDRIRENIKTSKSTHLDTIINESVSATLTRTILTSGTTLITVVVLFLFGGDMIHGFSLALIVGIVIGTLSSIFVAAPMLLWFKFSVEKYRAMESEKARVQREKDKQRAMFEKGTI encoded by the coding sequence ATGCAATTTTTCTCAAAGGCACATGTTTATGATTTTATGAGCAAGCGCTACATCGCGCTAGCCGTCTCAGCCGTGCTATTTTTCGGTTCGCTTTTTTTGATGGCGACGAAAGGCTTTAACTACGGCATCGATTTTTCCGGCGGTACGCTCATCCAGGTGAAGTACGATAGCGCAGTCTCGCTAGATAAAATTCGCGCGGCTTTGGCAAAAGACGAAGCCTATAAAAACGCGAGCGTTACGGAGTTTGGCTCGGCGGAGGAAGTTACGATTAGATTTTCTGGGGCAAACTCAAATTTGGGTAGCGACGTCGGAGCTAGCGTCGCCGAGCTTTTAAAAGATACGGGTAAATTTGAGATCCGCCGCACGGACGTGGTCGGACCTAAAGTCGGCGACGAACTACGCGAAAAAGGTATGATGGCGCTTGCGATCTCGCTCGTCGGTATTTTGATCTACATCGCGTTTAGATTCGAGTGGAGATTTGCGATGGCGGCGGTGGCCTCGGAGATACACGACGTCGTGATCACGATGGGCGCGATCAGCTTTTTTGCTATCGACGTAAATTTGGACACTCTTGCGGCGATCCTTACGGTCGTAGGCTACTCGCTAAACGATACGATCATCGTCTTTGACCGTATCAGAGAAAATATTAAAACCAGCAAGAGCACGCATCTTGACACGATAATAAACGAATCGGTCTCCGCGACGCTAACTAGAACGATACTCACTTCAGGCACCACGCTCATCACCGTCGTCGTGCTATTTTTGTTCGGCGGAGATATGATACACGGATTTTCTTTGGCGCTGATAGTGGGCATCGTCATCGGTACGCTTAGCTCGATATTCGTCGCCGCGCCTATGCTTTTATGGTTTAAATTTAGCGTGGAGAAATACCGCGCTATGGAATCGGAAAAGGCGCGCGTGCAAAGAGAGAAAGACAAGCAACGCGCGATGTTTGAAAAAGGCACTATATAA
- a CDS encoding DUF6394 family protein has protein sequence MNWGKVVYIFFALMSLTTTAGFLYDKNEIALFVAASVNVISTLLKIGVKNVFAAELFASSLVADLHLIPAFVLLQVNGNAHMAYSLAIGAAIANVFSLALVLVESGKTQEEF, from the coding sequence ATGAACTGGGGTAAGGTTGTTTATATATTTTTCGCGCTTATGAGCCTGACTACGACGGCGGGGTTTTTGTACGATAAAAACGAGATTGCGCTATTTGTAGCGGCGAGCGTAAACGTGATCTCGACGCTGCTAAAAATCGGCGTCAAAAACGTCTTTGCCGCCGAGCTTTTTGCTAGCTCGCTAGTGGCCGACTTGCATCTTATTCCGGCTTTTGTATTGCTTCAGGTAAACGGCAACGCGCATATGGCGTATTCGCTAGCGATCGGCGCCGCGATAGCAAACGTCTTTTCTCTAGCGCTTGTTTTGGTTGAGTCCGGCAAGACGCAAGAAGAATTTTAG